One Pseudomonadota bacterium genomic window carries:
- a CDS encoding flagellar protein FlaG, which translates to MDLLKPTSTSQPQQQPSTATTPERVPSGEASASAGAPGRQRDAVSVDPAAVPAPAPVGEVAREQRRTAELNAERMRELAKTLNRELEFRVADSGRAIIDVVDTETGEVIRTIPPDDQQRLIDALAGGDLSLLPVDGAA; encoded by the coding sequence ATGGATCTACTCAAGCCAACGAGCACCAGCCAGCCGCAACAGCAGCCGAGCACAGCGACGACGCCCGAGCGCGTGCCCAGCGGCGAGGCGAGCGCGAGCGCAGGAGCCCCCGGACGCCAGCGCGACGCGGTCAGCGTGGATCCGGCCGCGGTGCCCGCACCTGCGCCGGTCGGTGAAGTGGCGCGGGAGCAGCGGCGCACCGCGGAGCTCAACGCCGAGCGAATGCGTGAGCTTGCAAAGACGCTGAATCGTGAACTTGAGTTTCGGGTGGCCGACAGTGGTCGAGCCATCATCGATGTCGTCGATACAGAGACCGGTGAAGTGATCCGAACGATCCCACCCGACGATCAGCAGCGCTTGATCGACGCCCTCGCCGGGGGCGACCTATCGCTGCTGCCGGTCGATGGCGCCGCCTAG